GATATCCTCTTACCTTCGCCTTTCAGCTTCCAGTTGCCTTTTCTCTTGCTCCTGTCTTTGTCTTTCCATAGCTCTCCTGGAGTCATTCAAAAGTAAATTGGCTGGAATAAGACTCGCGTCGTGTCTACTTCTATGCCCGTCGAATCGCCTACGAGCCGCATGGCTTGGTCTCGTCCTTTCAGCTTGATTTCTTCTGACCTCCGCTTCCCGCAGCTCTTTCGTATTTCTCTCCGCTTCTAACATCGTTGCTTCTTTCCTCCTTCGTTCCTCCTCATATTTTCTCGATTGTATCCTCCTAACCTCTGCTTCTCGCCTCAAAGCTTCTCTCCTCAGCTGCTCTTGTTGCTGTCTCTGTCGCTCGCGGATTTCTTCCTCTTCGATCGTTTTTCTTCTCGCATCATCGTAAGCTCGTGGATCGATATTTGTCGATGCTGATGGACCATGATTTCTTCTACCGGTCTCTGGACCTGGATATCTCGGCCGATTATATTGTCTAGCTtcttctaatttccttctaTACTCCATCCAGCTTTTATCAGATGATTCGCTCTCTTCCGGAATACGCACTGGTTGATTTCTTCGAATGTAATCCTGTAACTTACGTTCTTCTTCGAGTCTTCGTCGCTCCTTCTCCTGCTTCCATCTATCCGCTTCTTCTCTTTGTCGATCTATTGATTTGTTTAAGTTAATCGGTCGATTACGTTGAATATACCCATCTAATTTCTGCTGATGTTCTTTTTCCTGTTGTTCTCTCATTCGCCTTTCTGTTTCTGGATCGtatagtttatttgcgtttggACTATTTCGCGGAGAGTACAACAAATTAGATGGTTCGTTTCTGCCTTGCTGATGTCTTCTTCTCTGTTCTTCTTCCTCTTGTTTGCGTTTCAACGTCCACtctcttctcctttcttctaaGCTTTTTCTATCCTGTTCTTGCTGCTGTCTTCGCTTTATCTCTTCCACCCACCTATTCTGCTCTCTCCTACGTAATTCTTCTTCCTGTAACCTTCGTTGACGTTCTTCTTCTCTTAGACGATTTTCTTCTCGTCTTCTTATTTCTTCTGCTTGCCGtactctttccctttcctcctcGTAAGTAGGAGTCTGTGTCGGAGACTCGTCGTATCTTCTACGAGTTTCTAGTTCTTGCATTCGACGTTGCTCTTGCAATCGATTTCTTCTTGACTCTTCTTCCTGTAAACGTCGTCTTTGTTCTTCCTCCAGATGCCACCTGTTTGACTGCTGCAATCGCCacctcctttcttcttcttctctctctctctgctccAACACTTTCTCGTATTCGTTCCTGATATTTTCTATGTCAGTATTTGTTTGATTCTTGATATAATTTCGTTTCTGCGCTTCCTGCTGTCTTCTCCATTCCTCtgctcttcttcttcgttcttcttcctGTTTCCtcctctcctcttctcttcttcttcccgcATAATTCATTTTTCGTCGCTGATTCACTGTCTGCAACTCATCGCTAGTCGCTACCCCTTCGTCCTCTCCGAAACCCCAAAGACGTTTAGTACGTTTCCCGTTTTTGTTATCCAACTGTTCAGCGTCAGAATCTTCGAACCACAATATCTTACGACGATGATTATTTCTCAATGTCTCGTCAATGACGGACCTCGTCACACGGTAGTCGTCTCGCTTTCCTTTATTAAACTGCGAAACCTCGGCAGTCACCTTCTTTTCTTCCGTCTTTCGATTTTTTTGGTCATCCGACAAGATGGTCGATTCATTGCTCACGCTAGACTTGCCCAAGTCTCCGCGAACAGGTAATTTCTCGGTGCGTCCTTTGTCCTTGTGAAAATCCGAATGAATAGTCGCGTCCATGTCGCCTCTACTCTGCTTGATCCTCTTCGTGGTAGTCTCCAATTTCTTTAGCTTCAGCAGCTCGTCCATCTCTTCATAATCTTCCTCGCCAGACAGCTCATAGTCCAGGTTCAAGGATATCGGAGTTACATCCGTCCACGGATCCACCTCCTTTGGATTCTTATCTTTACCGGGGGAGTCTATCGATCTTTTTTCTCTGCTGTGATCAGGTGCCTCCAATCCCTCACAACCCACCTGTAACTCTGGCACTCCTCCTATACTAAATGGGTCCGTATTTGCTGGAATCTCTGTACTAAAGTCATCGAACGAGTTGGACTGTTTGTGAAGTATATTCAAACTAGTAGCTTTGTATTCGGGCGTTTTAGACTTCCAATTCACGTAGCTAGTCTTTTTAGGTGCTTTGCTTTTCCCTTTCGATGGGAATCTCGTGACAGGCGTGGGGCTCAACAGAGGCTTCACCCGGAATACGTCCAATTTGTATATTTCTACGGAGCCTGGTCCTTGATCTTGGAACGTGTCGTCGGCTACAAAAGGGTCCTCCAATTCGGACGGAGGAGACAGCTCACGCGGCGCTGATTCGAGATCTTTTGAGTCTCTACTATCAACTTTTTCATCCGT
Above is a genomic segment from Bombus vancouverensis nearcticus chromosome 1, iyBomVanc1_principal, whole genome shotgun sequence containing:
- the LOC117161806 gene encoding uncharacterized protein LOC117161806; protein product: MQPGVTVVLATVWLAVYVNVVGTVSHYPSRLTLDQYTPLPPQYQQHQVYRRVEGQPNWKDQNPGENQSFDLSIGPRRLISANTTNGSQRQSHGTEYLKNDLLLRRSKNSSGDNFSPLVEDKQPRNFAGQEFTDEKVDSRDSKDLESAPRELSPPSELEDPFVADDTFQDQGPGSVEIYKLDVFRVKPLLSPTPVTRFPSKGKSKAPKKTSYVNWKSKTPEYKATSLNILHKQSNSFDDFSTEIPANTDPFSIGGVPELQVGCEGLEAPDHSREKRSIDSPGKDKNPKEVDPWTDVTPISLNLDYELSGEEDYEEMDELLKLKKLETTTKRIKQSRGDMDATIHSDFHKDKGRTEKLPVRGDLGKSSVSNESTILSDDQKNRKTEEKKVTAEVSQFNKGKRDDYRVTRSVIDETLRNNHRRKILWFEDSDAEQLDNKNGKRTKRLWGFGEDEGVATSDELQTVNQRRKMNYAGRRREEERRKQEEERRRRAEEWRRQQEAQKRNYIKNQTNTDIENIRNEYEKVLEQREREEEERRWRLQQSNRWHLEEEQRRRLQEEESRRNRLQEQRRMQELETRRRYDESPTQTPTYEEERERVRQAEEIRRREENRLREEERQRRLQEEELRRREQNRWVEEIKRRQQQEQDRKSLEERRREWTLKRKQEEEEQRRRHQQGRNEPSNLLYSPRNSPNANKLYDPETERRMREQQEKEHQQKLDGYIQRNRPINLNKSIDRQREEADRWKQEKERRRLEEERKLQDYIRRNQPVRIPEESESSDKSWMEYRRKLEEARQYNRPRYPGPETGRRNHGPSASTNIDPRAYDDARRKTIEEEEIRERQRQQQEQLRREALRREAEVRRIQSRKYEEERRRKEATMLEAERNTKELREAEVRRNQAERTRPSHAARRRFDGHRSRHDASLIPANLLLNDSRRAMERQRQEQEKRQLEAERRRAKEAREKEERDRVMKEHRRRQEEARLNALPVSASIIVQPVVPNVLSRTGFDIDMRLNPYQEGVKVPNFPAPPTRQPPAQSPSPCIWAVVQCCPSKTNRLVTCFESMGCPGINWDPNPCKGSIIQAAKEQVAKFYAQLEEEDFY